A stretch of the Mesorhizobium sp. Pch-S genome encodes the following:
- a CDS encoding flagellar motor switch protein FliG: MSTPLTLTRAQKAAAILVAMGKPSASKLLKFFKQEELKALIEAARLLRTIPQADLERVVAEFEAEFTEGAGLLDSADKMDTILNESLSPEEVDAIMSGKKAEAEPAGPPSIWPQLEKLEPQRLGSFLSGEHPQTSAAVLSMLAPQPASAVLLTLDKQLRSEILRRMVTMTVIPETATKIVESQLRARVLAETSSKDTTAGQIRVASLLNEMDKSQLDETMQDLEAAGTPDLDGVRARIFNFDDLPLLTQKARVLVFDGLSSEVVTLALRGATPALTEAVLSSIGQRSRRMIEAELSQGSEGVPMADIMAARKNVAASTVRLAREGAFELPAAQSAADAA, translated from the coding sequence ATGAGCACGCCGCTGACGCTGACACGCGCACAGAAGGCCGCCGCAATCCTGGTTGCGATGGGAAAGCCTTCAGCGAGCAAGCTGCTGAAGTTCTTCAAACAGGAAGAACTCAAGGCGCTGATCGAGGCAGCACGCCTGTTGCGAACCATTCCGCAAGCTGACCTGGAACGCGTCGTCGCCGAATTCGAGGCGGAATTCACGGAAGGGGCAGGTCTGCTCGATTCCGCGGACAAGATGGACACGATTCTGAACGAGTCGCTGTCGCCCGAGGAAGTCGACGCCATCATGAGCGGCAAGAAGGCGGAAGCGGAGCCGGCTGGACCCCCGTCGATATGGCCGCAACTCGAGAAGCTGGAACCGCAGCGGTTGGGCAGCTTCCTCTCCGGAGAACATCCGCAGACTTCAGCGGCAGTCCTTTCAATGCTGGCGCCTCAGCCGGCGTCGGCGGTACTGCTCACACTGGACAAACAGCTGCGCAGCGAGATCCTGCGGCGCATGGTGACGATGACCGTGATCCCGGAAACGGCGACGAAGATCGTCGAAAGCCAGCTTCGGGCACGCGTGCTGGCCGAGACGTCATCGAAGGATACGACGGCAGGCCAGATCCGTGTTGCCAGCCTGCTCAACGAAATGGACAAGAGCCAGCTCGACGAGACGATGCAGGATCTCGAGGCCGCCGGCACGCCCGATCTCGACGGCGTGCGCGCCCGTATCTTCAACTTCGACGATCTGCCCCTGCTTACGCAGAAAGCACGCGTTCTCGTTTTCGACGGCTTGTCGAGCGAGGTGGTCACGCTCGCCCTGCGTGGTGCGACACCGGCGCTGACCGAAGCGGTACTGTCCTCCATCGGCCAGCGTTCGCGCCGCATGATCGAAGCCGAACTCAGCCAGGGTTCGGAAGGCGTTCCGATGGCCGACATCATGGCGGCACGCAAGAACGTTGCGGCTTCGACGGTGCGCCTTGCGCGGGAAGGCGCATTCGAACTGCCGGCGGCGCAGAGCGCCGCCGATGCAGCCTGA
- the flgA gene encoding flagellar basal body P-ring formation chaperone FlgA — protein sequence MTRHALRPTAYGLTLALALAIGALPAFADEVVLIPNRVIYPGETIGLPALKEVTLAPGRRKPAGMITIASELDGKVAKRTLLPGRYIPANSVREAWLVEQGATVQVFFTAGVLTISASAVSLQPGSAGDLIKVRNVDSGKVLSGTVMADGSIQVSAT from the coding sequence ATGACCCGGCACGCTCTCCGCCCCACCGCTTACGGTCTGACACTCGCCCTGGCCCTGGCCATTGGCGCGCTGCCGGCGTTTGCCGACGAGGTCGTGCTGATCCCCAACCGGGTCATCTATCCGGGCGAGACGATCGGCCTGCCCGCCCTGAAGGAAGTCACCCTCGCACCGGGTCGTCGCAAACCGGCCGGCATGATCACGATCGCTTCCGAACTCGACGGCAAGGTTGCCAAGCGCACCTTGCTGCCCGGCCGCTACATCCCCGCCAACTCGGTTCGCGAAGCCTGGCTGGTTGAACAGGGAGCGACGGTGCAGGTCTTCTTCACCGCCGGCGTGCTCACCATCTCGGCCTCTGCGGTGTCCCTGCAGCCGGGCTCGGCCGGCGACCTGATCAAGGTCCGCAATGTCGATAGCGGCAAGGTGCTTTCCGGAACAGTGATGGCCGACGGTTCCATCCAGGTTTCCGCTACATGA
- the motA gene encoding flagellar motor stator protein MotA, which produces MGILIGLVVTLGCVLGGFMAMGGHVQVLIQPWEAVIICGAALGCFLVANPMKTVKDTGKAILEAFKQSVPKEQDYLETLGVLHSLMRELRSKSRSEVEAHIDNPEESPIFQAFPTVLKNHDLTHFICDYCRIIIIGNARPFEIEALMDEEIQTIKADKLKPYHAMVAVGDGLPALGIVAAVLGVVKAMGALDQSPEILGGLIGAALVGTFLGIFLSYAVVGPIATKIKMVREKKNRLYIIVKQTLLAYMNGSLPQVAIEFGRKTISSYDRPSIDAVEQSTLSTGAADKKAA; this is translated from the coding sequence GTGGGCATTTTGATCGGCTTGGTGGTGACGCTCGGTTGCGTCCTCGGCGGCTTCATGGCCATGGGCGGGCACGTGCAGGTGCTGATCCAGCCATGGGAAGCCGTCATCATCTGCGGCGCGGCGCTGGGGTGCTTCCTCGTCGCCAACCCGATGAAGACGGTTAAGGACACGGGCAAAGCCATCCTGGAAGCCTTCAAGCAGTCGGTGCCGAAGGAGCAGGACTATCTCGAGACGCTGGGCGTCCTGCACTCGCTGATGCGCGAACTGCGCTCCAAGTCACGCTCCGAGGTCGAGGCCCATATCGACAATCCGGAGGAGTCGCCGATCTTCCAGGCGTTTCCAACGGTGCTCAAGAACCACGACCTCACGCATTTCATCTGCGACTATTGCCGCATCATCATCATCGGCAATGCGCGTCCGTTCGAGATCGAAGCGCTGATGGATGAAGAGATCCAGACCATCAAGGCCGACAAGCTGAAGCCCTATCATGCGATGGTTGCCGTTGGTGACGGCCTGCCGGCGCTCGGTATCGTCGCGGCCGTGCTGGGTGTGGTGAAGGCGATGGGCGCGCTCGACCAGTCACCGGAAATCCTGGGCGGTTTGATCGGCGCTGCACTTGTCGGCACCTTCCTCGGCATCTTCCTCTCCTATGCAGTGGTCGGCCCGATCGCCACCAAGATCAAGATGGTGCGCGAGAAGAAGAACCGTCTCTACATCATCGTGAAGCAGACGCTGCTTGCCTACATGAACGGATCGCTGCCCCAGGTTGCCATCGAGTTTGGCCGCAAGACGATCTCGTCCTATGATCGCCCGTCGATCGACGCCGTTGAGCAGAGCACGCTGAGCACCGGTGCCGCGGACAAGAAGGCGGCGTAA
- a CDS encoding flagellar hook-basal body complex protein FliE, producing the protein MIGGIGAVQLKPATGGSETSTDLFGATSAAPTGTQVASTFAEALNQAATKTVNTLQNAEQVSIQALKGDVDTRQVVDAVMGAQQALQTTIAIRDKIVTAYLEVSRMSI; encoded by the coding sequence ATGATTGGCGGTATCGGCGCAGTCCAGTTGAAACCCGCCACCGGCGGCTCGGAAACCTCGACGGATCTTTTCGGCGCAACGAGCGCGGCACCCACCGGAACGCAGGTCGCGTCCACCTTCGCAGAAGCCCTGAACCAGGCAGCGACGAAGACGGTCAACACGCTGCAGAACGCCGAACAGGTTTCCATCCAGGCGTTGAAAGGCGACGTCGACACCCGGCAGGTCGTCGATGCCGTCATGGGGGCGCAGCAGGCGCTTCAGACGACCATCGCCATCCGCGACAAGATCGTCACGGCCTATCTCGAAGTCAGCCGCATGAGCATCTGA
- the fliN gene encoding flagellar motor switch protein FliN, whose translation MSKTNPEADLEASDDQLNRAIEELRGVLQEEEQRAGTPAREATATNPGVILNIPVDVQIVLGSAEMQVSDLMGLQKGSTVALNRRIGEPVDVVVNGRRIARGEITVLENDPSRFGIRLTEIVAAKKNG comes from the coding sequence ATGAGCAAGACCAACCCGGAAGCCGATCTCGAAGCCTCGGACGATCAGCTCAACCGTGCGATCGAGGAATTGCGCGGTGTGCTGCAGGAAGAAGAGCAGCGCGCGGGCACGCCGGCACGCGAGGCGACCGCGACCAATCCAGGTGTCATCCTCAACATCCCGGTTGATGTCCAGATCGTGCTTGGGAGCGCCGAGATGCAGGTGTCCGACCTGATGGGCTTGCAGAAGGGATCTACAGTGGCGTTGAACCGCCGCATCGGCGAACCGGTCGACGTTGTCGTCAACGGCCGCCGCATTGCGCGCGGCGAAATCACGGTCCTTGAAAACGACCCGTCGCGCTTCGGCATTCGCCTGACCGAGATCGTGGCGGCCAAAAAGAACGGTTGA
- the flgC gene encoding flagellar basal body rod protein FlgC, which translates to MDALTAALKVAASGLGAQSERMRVVSENLANAQSTGATPGADPYRRKTISFVSELDRASGGSTVEINSIAQDPSDFPVEFQPGNQAADAKGYVKMPNVNVLIEMADMTEANRSYEANLQVVKQARDLISMTIDLMRNQS; encoded by the coding sequence ATGGATGCTCTCACCGCCGCTCTCAAGGTTGCTGCTTCAGGCCTCGGCGCCCAGTCCGAACGCATGCGCGTCGTTTCTGAAAACCTCGCCAACGCACAATCCACGGGAGCCACGCCAGGCGCCGATCCTTATCGCCGCAAGACGATCTCCTTCGTCTCGGAACTTGACCGCGCCTCCGGCGGTTCGACCGTGGAGATCAACTCCATCGCTCAGGACCCATCCGATTTTCCGGTTGAGTTCCAGCCCGGCAACCAGGCCGCCGATGCGAAGGGCTACGTGAAGATGCCCAACGTCAACGTGCTGATTGAAATGGCCGACATGACCGAGGCGAACCGCTCCTACGAAGCCAACCTGCAGGTCGTCAAACAGGCCCGCGATCTTATCTCGATGACCATTGACCTTATGAGGAACCAGTCATGA
- the flgF gene encoding flagellar basal-body rod protein FlgF — translation MQDSLYVSLSSQIALEKRLNTIADNVANASTIGFRATGVKFEDVVSGTGQRSVAFASTGDTFLSGANGGMQETGNPFDFAVKGNAWFGIQTPSGTIMTRDGRFSMNQNGELLSIEGHPVLDAGGAPIQLDPRGGPPKVGADGALHQGDRQVGAIGLFTFDPGVNFTRYGNSGIVPPRAPEPVTDRSDVGVAQGFLENSNVNPVMEMMRLIQVQRAFENVAAMVRQAGNSTDEAIKTLGSK, via the coding sequence ATGCAAGATAGCCTCTACGTCTCCCTGTCCTCCCAGATCGCGCTGGAGAAGCGCCTCAACACGATCGCCGACAACGTCGCCAACGCCTCGACCATCGGCTTTCGTGCAACGGGTGTGAAATTCGAGGACGTCGTCTCCGGAACGGGCCAGCGGTCTGTCGCCTTTGCATCCACCGGCGACACTTTCCTTTCCGGTGCCAATGGCGGCATGCAGGAAACAGGCAACCCGTTCGACTTTGCCGTCAAAGGAAACGCCTGGTTTGGCATCCAGACGCCGTCGGGCACCATCATGACGCGCGACGGCCGCTTCTCCATGAACCAGAATGGCGAGTTGCTTTCGATCGAAGGGCATCCCGTACTCGATGCAGGCGGCGCCCCGATCCAGCTTGATCCGCGCGGCGGACCGCCCAAGGTCGGCGCGGACGGCGCTTTGCATCAGGGCGACCGCCAGGTCGGCGCCATCGGCCTGTTCACTTTTGATCCTGGCGTGAATTTCACCCGCTACGGCAATTCCGGCATCGTGCCCCCGCGGGCGCCGGAGCCGGTCACCGACCGTTCCGACGTCGGGGTGGCACAAGGTTTCCTGGAAAACTCCAACGTCAATCCAGTCATGGAAATGATGCGGCTGATCCAGGTGCAGCGTGCCTTCGAGAATGTCGCGGCGATGGTTCGGCAGGCCGGCAACTCGACAGACGAGGCAATCAAGACGCTGGGTTCGAAGTAA
- a CDS encoding FliM/FliN family flagellar motor switch protein, whose translation MSGLATMDDSRALVIERLVGDSGEASHVIGAGRSMGERIVSPLQKRLSGEIGAQVTLDLRAVEVSRTIQARAHAGDNFAMTVAPSTVSSDALTMVMDAQAVAVMVSALFGGDPEAAVSPIERDLSPLEAEVATLVFEEIAQALNGSGKRSLDLRFPVPRAMSGQEARRRVLRDGAAVRLVFGLSTPTESGTITVMIPQRVLLVQRNGGAEEETSSQTEWHERFSEEVMRSAVTLEATMPLARMTLGDLARLHVGQVLDIEENAQGQAQLSARNKTLFVCEFGKLGQNYTVRIKQPFDAGQDFIDGLMPG comes from the coding sequence ATGAGCGGCCTTGCCACCATGGATGACAGCCGTGCGCTGGTGATCGAGCGTCTGGTCGGCGACAGCGGAGAAGCGTCGCATGTGATCGGCGCCGGCCGCTCGATGGGCGAACGCATTGTCTCGCCATTGCAGAAGCGTCTTTCCGGCGAGATCGGCGCGCAGGTGACTCTCGACCTTCGCGCTGTCGAGGTTTCCCGCACCATCCAGGCGCGCGCGCATGCCGGTGACAATTTCGCCATGACAGTCGCGCCCTCGACCGTCTCGTCGGATGCGCTGACGATGGTGATGGATGCGCAGGCTGTGGCCGTGATGGTCTCTGCTCTTTTCGGTGGAGACCCGGAAGCCGCGGTTTCGCCGATCGAGCGCGACCTGTCGCCGCTGGAAGCCGAAGTGGCGACACTGGTTTTCGAAGAGATCGCGCAGGCGCTGAACGGGTCGGGCAAGCGTTCGCTCGATCTGCGTTTCCCGGTTCCGCGCGCCATGTCTGGCCAGGAAGCCAGGCGTCGGGTCCTACGCGACGGTGCGGCCGTACGTCTTGTCTTCGGCCTGTCTACCCCGACGGAAAGCGGTACGATCACGGTGATGATCCCCCAGCGCGTGCTTCTGGTGCAGCGCAATGGCGGAGCCGAAGAGGAGACGTCGTCGCAGACCGAATGGCACGAACGTTTCTCCGAGGAGGTGATGCGCTCGGCCGTCACCCTCGAAGCGACGATGCCGCTGGCAAGGATGACCTTGGGCGATCTCGCGCGGCTGCATGTCGGTCAAGTCCTTGATATCGAGGAAAACGCGCAGGGACAGGCGCAACTGTCCGCGCGCAACAAGACGCTGTTTGTCTGCGAGTTCGGCAAACTTGGTCAGAACTATACGGTTCGCATCAAGCAACCTTTTGATGCGGGACAGGACTTCATCGACGGGTTGATGCCCGGCTGA
- the flgG gene encoding flagellar basal-body rod protein FlgG, translating into MKALAIAATGMNAQQTNLEVIANNIANINTTGYKRARAEFSDLLYQVDRTQGVPDRGNTSIVPEGVSVGLGVKTSAVRNVHIQGSFTNTGNSYDLALDGKGWFQIEGADGQTLYTRAGTFNTNATGQMVTVDGAPIVPAITVPLDTKELIINKSGQVFARVDGQLELQNLGQLTVATFANEAGLAPLGDNLFQETEASGPANVGVPGDPGFATIRQNYVENSNVDPVKEITDLISAQRAYEMNSKVIQAADEMAAVVSKNIR; encoded by the coding sequence GTGAAAGCCCTTGCCATCGCCGCCACCGGCATGAACGCCCAGCAGACCAATCTGGAAGTCATCGCCAACAACATCGCCAACATCAACACGACCGGCTACAAGCGAGCGCGCGCCGAATTCTCCGACCTGCTTTACCAGGTCGACCGCACCCAGGGGGTGCCCGATCGCGGCAATACGTCGATTGTGCCGGAAGGCGTGTCGGTCGGCCTCGGCGTGAAGACCAGCGCGGTGCGCAACGTCCACATCCAGGGCAGCTTCACCAACACCGGCAATTCCTATGACCTCGCTCTCGACGGCAAGGGCTGGTTCCAGATTGAAGGTGCGGACGGCCAGACGCTCTACACCCGCGCCGGCACGTTCAACACCAATGCCACCGGGCAGATGGTGACGGTCGACGGCGCGCCGATCGTCCCCGCGATCACTGTGCCGCTCGATACCAAGGAACTCATCATCAACAAGTCGGGTCAGGTCTTTGCCCGGGTCGATGGCCAGCTGGAATTGCAAAATCTTGGCCAGTTGACCGTAGCAACCTTTGCCAATGAGGCCGGCCTTGCTCCTTTGGGCGACAACCTGTTCCAGGAAACGGAAGCCTCGGGGCCGGCCAATGTCGGCGTTCCGGGCGATCCCGGTTTCGCGACGATCCGTCAGAACTATGTCGAAAACTCCAACGTCGACCCGGTCAAGGAAATCACCGATCTGATTTCCGCGCAGCGCGCCTACGAGATGAACTCCAAGGTCATCCAGGCAGCTGACGAAATGGCCGCGGTTGTCTCCAAGAACATCCGGTAA
- the fliI gene encoding flagellar protein export ATPase FliI: MAAADRSLIRTTERDARPENRLAVLEHVWRRFDNDDAMLKRGGLVAEVSATHYKVRGLSDIARLGDIVEHRSRSGNRRGEIVHIGRDDIVVAPFERSPDAGIGDTVFRRGPLAVTPHASWRGRTIDALARAIDGGPPLLRKNEGELPHDATPGAMARQRVGTSFMTGVRVIDIFTPLCFGQRMGVFAGSGVGKSTLLAMLAGADAFDTVVVALVGERGREVREFLEDTIGATAMAKTVAVVATSDESAMMRRRAPDTAMRVAEHFRDQGHRVLLVLDSITRFAHALREVATGTGEPPVARGYPASVFTDLPKLLERAGPGLEGTGSITAIISVLVDGDDHNDPVADSVRGILDGHVVLDRSIAEQGRYPPVNPLASISRLASKAWTPDQQTLVTRLKAMISRFEDTRDIRLLGAYQGGADPELDMAVRQVPLIYEALTQSPKDGPSADPFSDLAHHLRGRHNADPTD, from the coding sequence ATGGCTGCCGCCGACCGGTCCCTGATCCGCACCACTGAACGCGATGCAAGGCCTGAGAACCGGCTTGCGGTGTTGGAGCATGTCTGGCGTCGCTTCGACAATGACGATGCGATGCTGAAGCGGGGCGGTCTTGTCGCCGAAGTATCGGCTACACATTACAAGGTGCGTGGCCTGTCGGATATCGCGAGGCTCGGGGATATCGTCGAACACCGGAGCCGCAGCGGCAATCGCCGCGGCGAAATCGTTCATATCGGTCGCGACGACATCGTTGTCGCGCCCTTCGAACGCAGCCCCGATGCCGGCATAGGCGACACGGTTTTCCGGCGTGGTCCGCTTGCGGTGACGCCGCACGCCTCGTGGCGTGGCCGCACCATCGACGCGCTGGCGCGCGCCATCGACGGTGGTCCGCCTCTGCTGCGGAAGAACGAGGGCGAACTTCCACACGACGCCACGCCTGGAGCCATGGCACGGCAACGCGTTGGTACATCCTTCATGACGGGTGTTCGCGTCATCGACATCTTCACCCCGCTCTGCTTCGGCCAGCGCATGGGGGTCTTCGCCGGCTCAGGCGTCGGTAAATCGACGCTGCTCGCCATGCTGGCCGGCGCTGATGCCTTTGACACGGTGGTCGTGGCGCTCGTCGGTGAGCGTGGCCGCGAGGTGCGCGAATTCCTCGAGGACACGATCGGCGCAACGGCTATGGCAAAGACCGTGGCCGTGGTCGCAACCAGTGACGAAAGCGCCATGATGCGGCGGCGCGCGCCCGATACCGCCATGCGCGTCGCCGAACACTTCCGCGACCAGGGCCATCGCGTTCTGCTGGTCCTGGATTCGATCACGCGTTTCGCACATGCCCTGCGTGAAGTGGCAACAGGCACCGGCGAACCGCCGGTGGCACGCGGCTATCCGGCGTCGGTGTTCACCGATCTGCCCAAACTGCTCGAGCGTGCCGGCCCCGGGCTCGAAGGCACCGGCTCGATCACCGCCATCATCTCGGTGCTCGTCGACGGCGATGATCACAACGACCCGGTCGCAGATTCCGTGCGCGGCATTCTCGACGGTCACGTCGTGCTCGATCGCTCGATCGCTGAGCAGGGCCGCTATCCGCCGGTCAACCCGCTTGCCTCCATCTCGCGTCTCGCCTCAAAGGCCTGGACGCCTGACCAGCAGACATTGGTGACAAGGCTAAAGGCGATGATCTCGCGCTTCGAGGACACCCGCGACATCCGCCTGCTCGGCGCCTATCAGGGCGGAGCGGACCCTGAACTCGACATGGCGGTGCGTCAGGTGCCGCTTATCTATGAAGCCCTGACGCAATCGCCGAAGGACGGCCCCTCGGCCGATCCTTTCTCGGATCTAGCCCATCATCTGAGAGGCAGGCACAATGCCGATCCGACAGACTGA
- the flgB gene encoding flagellar basal body rod protein FlgB: MEPVNLFNLATRQSQWLSVRQSSVAGNIANANTPGYSATDVEPFEKVLDRTAVRLSATQSGHLGGVTEAAFTVKPQEPTGPAMPSKNTVVMENELMKAGEIRRSFELNTAIVKAFHTMMMTTIKG, from the coding sequence ATGGAGCCCGTCAACCTTTTCAACCTTGCCACCAGACAGTCGCAATGGCTGTCGGTTCGCCAGTCGTCCGTCGCCGGCAACATCGCCAACGCGAACACGCCGGGCTACAGCGCTACAGACGTCGAACCCTTCGAAAAGGTTCTCGACCGCACGGCCGTTCGCCTGAGCGCCACCCAGAGCGGCCATCTTGGCGGCGTCACGGAAGCAGCCTTCACCGTCAAGCCGCAGGAGCCCACAGGCCCGGCGATGCCATCCAAGAACACCGTGGTGATGGAAAACGAGCTCATGAAGGCAGGCGAAATTCGCCGCTCCTTCGAACTCAACACCGCCATCGTGAAGGCTTTCCACACGATGATGATGACCACGATAAAGGGCTGA
- a CDS encoding DUF1217 domain-containing protein, whose translation MSTYLDYQLITRDLARSLDRTSKQVTVSRDTKYYLDNIGKVKSIDEFLKNDRLFKYAMKAFGLEDMAYAKAFMKKALTEGVDKPDSFANKLTDKRYAEFVKAFNFKRYGELATSYNGAQHDVPKNFSLQVGITYTQQGSSFLEGEIRNYIGKISSVKSIDDLMGDSRLLTIALGAFGIDAKKETPERIREMLEGGVSNPDSPANKLAAAGDKRYANFVTAFDFNQFGADTTSKDAVQFAVPKQYIANAGFSTILQRPEYTKAESEYYKLNIGKVTSAYDLVNDKRLLRVAMSAFGLDMDAEDPTAIRKMLDGGITDPKSPANVAGKAYVDFVTAFNFAEYGRDTTTRDAVQKDTLKLYTTKSQIGLIKPGADYIAAETAYYNTNVVKLRSVDGLLADKRLLNYALTAYGLDPTKETPARIRQMLEGGITDPNSPANKSGSKNYIAFVTAFNFAQYGEKAVTRSLAQQPATDKYVRQTLEEDAGKTNEGVRLALYFQRKAPSLTNWYEVLADKALSQVVRTAFGLPEAFAKADIDKQVKLFESKFNIKDFADPVKLGKFITRYTTMYELDNPSSPQMSAATILFAQPTAAGVSTDLLFAMQRLKKF comes from the coding sequence GTGAGCACCTATCTGGACTATCAGTTGATCACCAGGGACCTTGCCCGGTCGCTTGACCGGACCAGCAAGCAGGTCACGGTCTCGCGCGACACGAAGTATTATCTCGACAACATCGGCAAGGTGAAGTCGATCGATGAATTCCTGAAAAACGACCGCCTTTTCAAATATGCCATGAAGGCCTTCGGCCTCGAAGACATGGCCTATGCCAAGGCTTTCATGAAAAAGGCGCTGACCGAGGGCGTCGACAAGCCGGACTCATTCGCCAACAAGCTGACCGACAAGCGCTACGCGGAGTTTGTCAAAGCCTTCAATTTCAAACGCTATGGCGAGTTGGCCACCTCCTACAACGGCGCACAGCATGACGTGCCGAAGAATTTCTCCCTGCAGGTCGGCATCACTTACACGCAGCAGGGCAGCAGCTTTCTCGAAGGCGAAATCCGCAACTACATCGGCAAGATTTCAAGCGTGAAGTCGATCGACGACCTGATGGGCGATTCCAGGTTGCTGACCATCGCCCTCGGCGCCTTCGGAATCGATGCCAAGAAAGAGACGCCAGAGCGTATCCGCGAAATGCTGGAGGGCGGGGTCAGCAATCCCGACAGCCCGGCCAACAAGCTCGCCGCGGCAGGTGACAAGCGCTACGCCAATTTCGTTACCGCCTTTGATTTCAACCAATTCGGCGCCGATACCACGTCCAAGGACGCTGTTCAGTTTGCCGTGCCCAAGCAGTACATCGCAAACGCCGGGTTTTCCACGATCCTGCAGCGGCCGGAATACACCAAGGCCGAAAGCGAGTATTACAAACTCAATATCGGCAAGGTGACGTCGGCCTACGATCTGGTCAACGACAAGCGCCTGCTCCGGGTCGCCATGTCCGCTTTCGGGCTGGACATGGATGCGGAAGATCCGACAGCCATCCGCAAGATGCTGGATGGCGGCATCACCGATCCGAAAAGCCCGGCCAATGTGGCAGGCAAAGCCTATGTCGACTTTGTCACGGCCTTCAATTTTGCCGAGTATGGTCGGGACACGACCACGCGCGATGCGGTCCAGAAGGACACGCTCAAACTATACACCACGAAAAGCCAGATCGGCCTGATCAAGCCCGGCGCCGATTACATCGCCGCCGAAACAGCCTACTACAACACCAATGTCGTCAAGCTGCGCTCCGTGGACGGCTTGCTGGCCGACAAGCGTCTGTTGAACTACGCGCTGACGGCTTATGGCCTCGACCCCACCAAGGAAACGCCGGCGCGCATCCGCCAGATGCTTGAAGGCGGCATCACCGATCCGAACAGTCCGGCCAACAAGTCGGGCAGCAAGAACTACATCGCCTTCGTCACCGCCTTCAATTTCGCCCAATATGGCGAGAAGGCCGTGACCCGTTCGCTGGCGCAACAGCCGGCGACCGACAAGTATGTGCGTCAGACACTCGAAGAAGATGCCGGCAAGACCAATGAAGGCGTGCGGCTGGCGCTCTATTTCCAACGCAAGGCGCCGTCGCTGACCAACTGGTACGAAGTCCTGGCCGACAAGGCGCTTTCGCAGGTGGTGCGCACGGCGTTCGGCCTGCCGGAAGCCTTTGCCAAGGCCGACATCGACAAGCAGGTGAAGCTGTTCGAAAGCAAGTTCAACATCAAGGATTTCGCCGATCCCGTGAAGCTCGGCAAGTTCATCACCCGCTACACCACCATGTACGAGCTCGACAATCCGTCGTCGCCGCAGATGTCGGCGGCCACGATCCTGTTTGCCCAGCCGACCGCCGCCGGTGTTTCCACCGATCTCCTCTTTGCCATGCAGCGGCTGAAGAAGTTCTAG